One window from the genome of Magnolia sinica isolate HGM2019 chromosome 4, MsV1, whole genome shotgun sequence encodes:
- the LOC131243720 gene encoding uncharacterized protein LOC131243720 isoform X4: MERNIQKNSNSSDATAATSIDPFDGHSSWIGQKSDSDDSPAPSNYSSCEESEFERYCSANSVVGTPSVCSSVGNYSEFLGSDFGSIRNLSFGAEDCVSESFGFRGQFGRNNRKRGGVAVSGGFDCVADGRIGFCRENGDLENGFLLKEAIGNESKLLSDSDANSSSIGGNYGENSEDGLIQTRIGSGLKFLYGLDENTDPYRGVCEEHDNENSENGILLGEAKNGSESVLGSDVNSKSFPSPSQNYQSHKAVQIESYVGNLMPFRTRNAPAFLPSCDGNSQLGADGCTEKDIESFTEQVSGNSGGCLEVSTSVHGVQADGREIGTVPELDEETSSRYEHSDGDDSMLDYGTDDEDRTRLFERRNLQYLKEIKTKNENPLLINSSVAFGSDDWDEFMQETEENSLAHVFSVKPFERQHVHLETKHNLVAMTDSADMAPANSLILEGTEQEEDVRDIPVASFQVQDIKEAVEDLKGCSDGNYREDKKDSRSRKPQAETYSMEDMDVVDSHLNVEDNAAERELRCVSSEEVIGPTKANVLEKDILGGSELCLDPLSDVIIDEFHSKAFQGIEKVGSGEDHELDAFPPLAEKESAATADLGKECLAPDEVEKLNGDEFYDDMVHEMEEILLDSEASHGVRFPQSNRGSSSQQSQTFRDGSSTASTSSTDYACLPIPYPQKIDWVEVIGAKQKRGDVSLGERLVGVKEYTVYVLRVWSGKDQWEVERRYRDFFTLYRQLKALFADHGWNLPTSWSSVERESLKIFGNASPSVISERSALIQECIRSVLHSRPPLGTPTSLGWFLSPCKDPFSSSVMKTRLPLLADDGKPTLFRGDASTEGGSFTLGKTISLLVEVQPRKSVKQLLEAQYYTCAGCHKPLDVGKTLMRGLVQTFGWGKPRLCEYTGQLFCASCHTNETSVLPARVLHHWDFSLYPVSQLAKAYLESIYDQPMLCVSAVNPFLFSKVPALLHVMGIRKKIGAMLPYLRCPFRRSIQRSLGTRRYLLESNEFFALRDLVDLSKGAFAVIKFLSLA, encoded by the exons ATGGAGAGGAACATCCAGAAGAATTCAAACTCCTCCGATGCCACGGCCGCCACCTCCATCGATCCGTTTGATGGGCATTCATCCTGGATTGGTCAGAAATCGGACAGTGACGATTCACCAGCCCCGTCGAATTACTCTTCTTGCGAGGAATCGGAGTTTGAGAGGTACTGCAGTGCTAACTCGGTTGTCGGGACGCCGAGTGTGTGTAGTTCGGTCGGAAACTATAGCGAGTTTTTGGGATCGGATTTCGGATCTATTAGGAATTTGAGTTTTGGGGCAGAAGACTGTGTTTCGGAAAGTTTTGGGTTCCGGGGGCAGTTTGGGAGGAATAATAGAAAAAGAGGCGGGGTTGCAGTTTCAGGTGGTTTTGATTGTGTAGCCGACGGTAGGATTGGTTTTTGTAGAGAAAATGGGGATTTGGAAAATGGCTTTCTGTTAAAAGAGGCGATTGGAAATGAGTCGAAGTTGTTGTCAGATTCAGATGCAAATTCTTCATCAATTGGGGGTAATTATGGAGAGAACAGCGAGGATGGTTTGATACAGACGAGGATTGGAAGTGGGTTGAAGTTTTTATATGGTCTTGATGAAAATACTGATCCATATAGGGGTGTTTGCGAAGAACATGATAATGAAAATTCCGAGAATGGGATTTTGTTAGGAGAGGCTAAGAATGGGTCGGAATCGGTTCTAGGTTCTGACGTAAATTCCAAGTCATTCCCAAGCCCTTCCCAAAATTATCAATCACATAAGGCCGTTCAGATAGAAAGTTATGTTGGGAATTTGATGCCATTCAGGACTCGAAATGCGCCAGCGTTCTTGCCAAGCTGTGATGGAAATTCTCAATTAGGTGCAGATGGTTGCACTGAGAAAGACATTGAAAGTTTCACTGAACAAGTTTCTGGAAATTCGGGTGGTTGCTTGGAAGTGTCAACTTCTGTGCATGGTGTTCAAGCTGATGGAAGGGAAATTGGGACAGTGCCAGAGTTGGATGAGGAAACCTCATCCAGATATGAACATTCGGATGGTGACGATTCGATGCTCGACTATGGCACAGATGATGAAGATAGGACCCGTTTGTTTGAAAGAAGAAACTTACAATATTTGAAGGAAATAAAAACCAAGAATGAGAATCCATTGCTCATCAACTCATCTGTGGCCTTCGGTTCGGATGATTGGGATGAGTTCATGCAAGAAACTGAGGAAAACAGCTTAGCACATGTATTTTCAGTTAAACCTTTTGAACGACAGCATGTGCATTTAGAAACCAAACATAACCTTGTGGCGATGACAGATTCTGCTGATATGGCTCCTGCCAATTCTTTAATTCTTGAAGGAACCGAGCAAGAAGAGGATGTGCGTGATATACCCGTTGCTAGCTTCCAAGTCCAAGATATCAAAGAAGCTGTTGAGGATCTAAAAGGCTGTTCAGACGGGAACTATCGGGAAGACAAGAAGGATTCACGCTCAAGAAAGCCTCAGGCGGAGACTTACTCTATGGAAGACATGGATGTAGTCGACAGTCATTTGAATGTCGAAGACAATGCTGCTGAAAGGGAACTTCGATGTGTATCTAGTGAGGAAGTCATCGGTCCTACGAAAGCCAATGTTCTAGAAAAAGATATATTGGGTGGATCAGAGCTTTGTCTGGACCCTCTTTCTGATGTTATCATTGATGAGTTTCATTCCAAAGCATTTCAAGGTATAGAGAAAGTGGGGTCTGGTGAAGACCATGAGCTGGATGCATTCCCGCCACTGGCTGAGAAGGAATCAGCTGCTACTGCTGACTTGGGCAAAGAGTGCCTTGCACCGGATGAG GTCGAGAAACTCAATGGAGATGAATTCTATGATGACATGGTTCATGAAATGGAGGAAATTTTACTCGATTCAGAGGCATCTCATGGAGTGAGGTTCCCTCAGAGTAATCGCGGATCTTCATCACAGCAGTCTCAGACTTTCAGAGATGGTAGCTCAACTGCTTCTACATCCAGTACAGATTATGCATGCTTACCAATCCCATATCCTCAGAAAATTGATTGGGTCGAAGTAATTGGAGCAAAGCAGAAAAGGGGTGATGTTTCCCTTGGGGAAAGACTGGTTGGTGTCAAGGAATATACAGTATATGTACTAAGAGTGTGGAGTGGCAAAGATCAATGGGAGGTCGAGCGCCGATATCGTGATTTCTTTACCCTTTACCGCCAGCTGAAAGCTTTGTTTGCCGATCATGGTTGGAATCTTCCCACTTCCTGGTCCAGTGTCGAACGTGAATCCTTAAAGATTTTCGGGAACGCTTCTCCCAGTGTTATCAGCGAGAGGAGTGCTCTTATTCAAGAATGTATCCGATCCGTTCTGCATTCTAGACCTCCTCTAGGAACACCAACTTCTCTGGGTTGGTTTTTATCCCCTTGCAAAGACCCTTTTAGTTCCTCAGTCATGAAAACTAGGTTGCCTCTATTGGCGGATGATGGAAAACCGACTTTGTTTCGTGGAGATGCGTCTACAGAAGGTGGTTCTTTCACGTTGGGGAAGACTATATCGCTGCTGGTCGAAGTACAGCCTCGTAAGTCTGTGAAACAGCTGCTCGAAGCGCAATATTATACATGTGCGGGGTGCCACAAACCCTTGGATGTTGGAAAAACACTGATGCGGGGACTCGTACAGACATTTGGGTGGGGAAAACCTCGACTTTGTGAATACACTGGTCAGTTGTTTTGTGCTTCCTGCCATACGAATGAGACTTCCGTTCTGCCGGCTAGAGTCTTGCATCATTGGGATTTTTCTCTGTATCCAGTTTCTCAGCTGGCTAAAGCATATTTGGAATCTATATATGATCAG CCCATGCTGTGTGTCAGTGCGGTCAATCCTTTTCTATTTTCAAAAGTCCCGGCCCTGCTTCATGTTATGGGTATCCGTAAGAAAATAGGAGCTATGCTTCCATACCTTCGATGTCCATTTCGAAGGTCCATCCAGAGGAGCCTTGGAACTCGCAGATATCTTCTTGAAAGCAATGAATTTTTTGCACTTCGTGACCTTGTTGATCTCTCAAAAGGAGCATTTGCAG TGATCAAATTCTTGAGTCTCGCCTAA